The Streptosporangiales bacterium genomic sequence CGGCGGGAGACCCGTCGACGGTTGCCGTACTCGACATCGGTGAAACTGGCCTGATCGCTGCGCACACCTCATCATTCCGCGATCCCCAGCACCCAGCCAGACGGCACCCCGGACGAACCAGAAAATCAGCGCATCCCTAGGCTCCACCCAAGCGACGTACCCCCCTAGCGTCGCTGTCGGAGGTGCCGTGATCGTCGCCGGTGTCCAGCGTCTGGGCGCTCGGTTCCTCGCGATCCGGGTGGTACTGGCTGCGCTGATCCTGGTGCCCGTCGTCGTGGCGGGGCCGGCGTCGATCGCCCGGGCGGCCCAGCCCGACGACCTGCCCGTCGAGGTGAGCGCCGGCGGCGGCTTCGTCAACAGCAGCTCCTACGAGGCCGGCTCGTACGCCTTCTCCGTCCAGCGCGACGGCACCGCCTACCTCGTCACGGCCCGGCATGTCGCGCCGCGTGGCGCGCTCGTCTACGGGTCCGGCGGGCTGCTCGGCGGCACCTCCGAGGTCTCCAGGTCCCGCGACGCGGCGTACGTCCGGCTGGACCGCGCCGTCCCCGTCGGTGTCGTCCAGATCGCGACGTCCGACACCGGTGCGCCGGTCACCGCCGCGGTCGACGACGTCGCGTCCCGCGGCACGATCGAGGTCGGTCAGCGGGTCTGTCACAGCGGCTACGCGGAGTCGACCCAGGATGCCGGCGGGTTCGTCTGCGGCGACGTGGTCGACGTACCCCGGGTGTGCCGGGCCTACGAGGCCGACACCGGCTGTGAGATCACCATGCGCAGCGACGAGGGCCAGCGGGTCGGCTGGCTCGGCGACTCCGGCGGTCCGGTGTGGCAGTCGGTGGGGTCGGGACGCATCAGGCTGCTCGGCGTCTTCACGTCGGTGTCGTCGCCGACCGGGGGTCCGCCGACGCGTGGTCACTTCGTTCCCGCGTTCGACGTGCTCGATGATCTTGGCGGCACGCCCGTTCGTGCGTCATCCTAGGGCGTCGGCCTAGGGGGCAGCGAGCGGAGAGGGTGAGGACACGATGTCCGACTACCACCTCTCGTACACGGTCGTCGGCGTGGTCATGCTGGTGGGGGCGGTGTTCCTCGCCGTGGCGTTCACGGCCAACCGCATGCTCCGGCCGCACGGCCCGACCACGGAGAAGCTGCACAGCTACGAGTGCGGCGTCGACCCCGTCGGCGACGGCTGGGCGCAGCTGCACGTCCGCTACTACGTCTACGCCTACCTCTACCTCGTGTTCGCCGTCGACGTCGTCTTCCTCTTCCCCTGGGCCACCGTGTTCGCCGCGCCCGGCTTCGGTGTCGAGACCGTGGTCGAGATGTTCGTCTTCGTCGGCTTCCTCGTGGTCGGACTGGTCTACGCGGCGCGCAAGGGCGTGCTGACGTGGACGTGACGCCTGTCCCGCTGCCGACGCCGCGGCTCGGGGTGCTCTCGCGCATCGTCCCCGACCCCGTGCGCATCGTCCTCAACTGGGGACGCCGCTACTCGCTGTGGGTCTTCAACTTCGGGCTCGCCTGCTGCGCGATCGAGTTCATCGCCACGTCCATGGCCAGGCACGACTTCATCAGGCTCGGCGTCATCCCGTTCGCGCCCGGTCCCCGCCAGGCCGACCTCATGGTCGTGTCCGGCACGGTGACCGACAAGATGGCGCCGGCCATCAGGCGGCTGTACGAGCAGATGCCCGAGCCCAAGTACGTCATCTCGTTCGGTGCCTGCTCCAACTGCGGCGGGCCGTACTGGGACTCCTACTGCGTCACCAAGGGCGTCGACCAGATCGTGCCCGTCGACGTGTACGTGCCCGGCTGCCCGCCCCGTCCCGAGGCGCTGCTGCAGGGCATCGTCAAGCTCCAGGAGAAGATGGCGGGCGAGTCGCTGCGCACCCGGTACGGCGGCGAGGCGCCGACGGCCGACGCGCTGCGCCGGCCGTGGCAGGCGCCGCCGCCGACCCCGATCCCGCCATGGACCCCGGCGATCCCCGGCGGCATGCCGGTCGAGGACGCGCCGACCGCGGGCTACACCGACAGCTCGCTGGCCGGGCTCGGCCTGGCCGACGACGAGCCGACGCAGATCCTGCCGGCGCGCGAGCCAGGCGACGGGCCGATGCCGCCGTGGGGGCCGCGTCCGCCCGCCTCCGACGCCGACACCCGTCCGCTGCCGCCGGTCGACGGACCCGGCGATCCGGGGGAGCGGCGCTGATGAGTGGCGGGCGCGTCGTATGAGGGCACCTGAGCTCGCCGCCGCGCTGCGCGAGCGGTTCCCCGGCGCCGAGTGCGCGGTCGACGCGCACGACACGGTCACCGCCGACGTCCCCGGCGAGATCTGGGTCGCGGTCGCGAAGCACGCGCGCGACGGCCTCGGGTGCACGTACTTCGACTGGCTCTCGGCCGTCGACGAGCTCGACGACGGCTACGTCGTCGTCATGCACCTGTGGTCGATCGGCGCGCGCCGGCACCTGCTGCTGCGCACCCGGGTGGCCAAGGACGGCGACCTCACGGTGCCGACGGTGACGGGGGTGTTCCGCGGCGCCGCGTGGCACGAGCGCGAGACCGCGGAGATGTTCGGCCTGCTGTTCGCGGGCCACCCGAACCCTGCGCCGCTGCTCCTGCCCGACGGGTTCGAGGGTCACCCGCTGCGCAAGGACTTCGTCCTCGCGTCCCGGGTGGCGAAGGCGTGGCCAGGCGCGAAGGAGCCCGGCGAGTCCGACCACGAGGCGGCGCCGAGCCGGCGCCGGGTGCGTCCGCCCGGCAAGCCCGACCTCGACGAGTGGCGCGAGGCGTCTCGCCCTCCGGGGGAGCAGACGTGAACCCAGCGCTCGAGATCGCCGTCCGTGTGGTCGTCGTGTTCGTGGCGTTCCTCGCGTTCCCGATGCTCGTCGGCTACATGGAGCACAAGGTGATGGCGCACATGCAGGGTCGGATGGGCCCGATGTACGCCGGCGGCTTCCACGGCTGGGCGCAGCTCCTCGCCGACGGCGTGAAGTTCGCGCAGAAGGAGGACATCGTCCCGCGCGCGGCCGACCGCACCGTCTTCCGGCTCGCGCCGTGGGTCGCGCTGCTGCCGTACCTGCTCGTCCTCGTCGTCATCCCCGTCGGGCCCGGTGGTCTCGTCGGTCGCGACCTCGACGCCGGCCTCTTCTACGCCCTCGCCGTGATGGGCATCGGCGTGATCGGCGCCGTCATGGCGGGCTACGCAAGCGCGAACAAGTTCTCCCTCCTCGGCGGGGTGCGGGTGGCCGCCCAGCTGATGGCGTACGAGCTGCCGCTGGTGCTCGCGGCGGTGTCGGCGGCGATGGCAGCGGGCACCCTGTCGCTCACCGGCATCGTCGAGGAGTGGCAGCCGTGGTGGCTGCTCTGGCAGCTCGTCGCACTCGTCGTCTTCCTCGTCGCCGGTGTCGCGGAGCTGCGCCGACCGCCGTTCGACATGCCGGTCGCCGACTCGGAGATCATCTTCGGGCCCTACACCGAGTACACCGGCCTGCGGTTCGCGCTCTTCCTCCTCGCGGAGTACGCCGGCATCGTCGTGATCTCCGCGCTGACGACCGTGCTGTTCCTCGGCGGCTGGAAGGGTCCGTTCCTCGACGCCGAGCTCGGCTGGCTGTGGACCTGCGCCAAGGTGCTGCTCGTGTCGTTCGTGGTGATCTGGCTGCGGGTGTCGTTCCCGCGGCTGCGCGAGGACCAGCTGCAGCGGCTCGCCTGGATCGGACTCGTGCCGCTGGCGCTCGCCCAGTTGCTGCTGACCGCGATCGTGAAGGTGGCGATGACATGACCGACGACCAGCCGCAGGACAAGACTTCGCTCCCCGGACTCGGACTCGTCAAGGGGCTCGCCACGACGCTCAAGACGATGGTCAGCCCGTCCGGCACCGACGAGTACCCGCACGCCGTGCCCGACCTGCCGCCGCGCAGCAGGGGCGTGATCGGCCTGCTCGAGGAGAACTGCACCGTCTGCATGCTGTGCGCCAGGGAGTGCCCCGACTGGTGCATCTACATCGACTCGCACAAGGAGCCGGTGCCGCCCGCGAAGCCCGGCGGCCGCGAGCGCAGCACCAACGTCCTCGACCGCTTCGCCATCGACTACGCCCTCTGCATGTACTGCGGCATCTGCATCGAGGCCTGCCCGTTCGACGCGCTGTTCTGGTCACCGGAGTTCGAGTACGCCGAGGGCGACATCCGCGACCTCGTCCACGAGCGCGACCGGCTGCGCGAGTGGATGTGGACCGTGCCGCCACCGGCCGGCAACGACGACGCCGCGCCGGCACCGAAGGAGGTCGACGCCGCCGCCAAGGCCGCGGCGAAGGCCGGCGACGCCCAGCCGCCCGGCGAGGGCGGCTCATGACCGTGTACCCCGCCGCCGTCCTCCGCTCCGCTCCTCGCTCCGTGGGTGCGTGGGTGCGGCACGCGCTCCGGTCCGCTGCGATGCTCACTTCGGACGGCGGCTCATGACCGGAGTCGACGTCGTCCTCGTCCTGCTCGGCCTCCTCGCCGTCGGCTCGGGTGTCCTCGTCGTGACCACGCGCCGTCTCGTGCACGCCGCGCTGTGGCTGGTGGTCACCTTCGGCTCCCTCGCCGGCATGTACCTCGTCCTCACCGCCGAGCTCGTCGCGTGGGTGCAGGTGCTGATCTACGTCGGCGCGGTGGTGGTGCTGCTGCTCTTCGGCATCATGCTCACCCGCGCGCCTACCGGCACGTCGGACGACCTCGACAGCCGCAACAGGATCGCGGCCGTGGCCGGCGCCGTCGCCACGGCGGTGCTGCTGGTGACCCTCGCCGGGTACGGCTTCGCCGGGGCGTACGCCGACATCGGTGACGATCGCCTCGGCACGCCGGAGGCGATCGGCAAGGTGCTCTTCGGGTCCTGGGTGCTGCCGTTCGAGCTGCTGTCCGTCCTGCTGCTCGCCGCCCTCGTCGCGGCCATCGTCCTCTCCCGCAGGCAAGGGGAGAGGAGGTAGGCACGTGCACGTCGTCATCCCCGCCGTGATCTCCGCGCTGCTCTTCTCGCTCGGGGTCTACGGCGTGCTCGCCCGCCGCAACGCGATCCTCGTGCTCATGTCGGTGGAGCTCATGCTCAACGCCGTCAACCTCAACCTCGTCGCCTTCGACGTCTGGATCAGGGACCGGCTGTACGGCGGTCAGGTGCTGTCGCTGTTCGTCATCGTCGTGGCCGCGGCCGAGGTCGGGCTGGGCCTGGCGATCGTCCTGCTCGTCTACCGGCACCGCCGGTCGATCGACGTCGACCGGCTGAGGGCGCTCGCCGAGTCCGGCGGTGACGGCGACACCGCCGAGGAACCCGTGGCACCAGAGCGGGCGGCCTCGTGAGCGCGTTGGCCTGGCTCGTGGTCGGGCTGCCGCTCCTGGCCGCGGCCGTCGGCATGCTCCCGCCCCGCCTCCTCGGCGTGCGCGGCGAGCACTCCGTCCGGCTGGTCACCGCGGTCACCGCGGTCACCGGCACCGTCCTCGCGCTCGTCGCCCTCGTGCCCCTCTGGCTCACCACGGTGCTCGACCCGACCCGCGTGCGCGAGTCGGGCACGCGGCTCACGCCGACCGGCGGCGTCGAGGTGTTCCTCGGCGTGCGGGTCGACGGGCTGTCGGCGAGCGTCGCCGTGCTCGTGTGCGTGGTGGCTGCGGCGGTCCAGGTCTACTCGATCGCGTACCTGCGCGACGATCCCGCGGCGGGCATGTCCGACGAGGGGGAGGGGCGCCCGGCCTACCGCTCGTACGCCGCGTTCGTCTCGCTCTTCACCGGCGCGATGCTGCTCGTCGTCTTCGCCGGCGACCTGGTGGTGCTGCTCGTCGGGTGGGAGGTGATGGGCATCTGCTCGTACGTGCTCATCGGCCACCACTGGCGGCAGGCCGACAACTCGAGCGCGGGCGTCAAGGCGTTCCTCGTCACCAAGCTCGGCGACGTGCCGTTCCTCTTCGGCATCTTCGCGCTCGGCACGGCCGCCGGGTCGTTCCGGGTGACCGACGTCCTCGCGGCGGTCCCCGACATGCCGCAGGCCACGGTCGTCGCGGGCACCGTCCTGCTGCTCGCGGGCGTCGTCGGCAAGAGCGCGCAGTTCCCGCTGCACACCTGGCTCCCCGACGCGATGGCCGGGCCGACGCCGGTGAGCGCGCTGATCCACGCGGCGACGATGGTGGCGGCGGGCGCCTACCTCGTCGCGCGCCTCTACCCGGTGTTCCTGCAGTCGCCGCCGGCGCTCGCCGTCCTCGGTGTGGTCGCGTCGGTCACCATGCTGGGGGCCGCGTGCGCGGCGCTCGCCCAGGACGACCTCAAGCGGGTGCTCGCGTACTCCACGGTGAGCCAGGTCGCGTACATGCAGGCCGGACTCGCGACGGGCGGCTACACGGCCGGCGTCGTCCACCTGCTCACCCACGGGGCGTTCAAGGCGCTGCTGTTCCTCTGCGCCGGTGTGGTCATCGCCCGCGTCGGCACCAACCTGATGAGCGAGATGGGCGGCATCCGCATGACGATGCCCATCACGTTCATCACCATGACGATCGGGTTCGCCGCGCTCGTCGGCATCCCTCCGCTGTCGGGGTTCTTCAGCAAGGACGCCGTGCTCGAGCGGGCGTGGGAGCAGGCGGGTGCGACCGCGCCGGTCGTGCCCGAGCCGGTGGCGCTGATCGTCCTCGCGAGCGGCCTGCTCACCGTGCTCGTCACCGCCGCGTACGCCACGCGCGCGCTGCTGCTGACGTTCTACGGTCGGCCGGGCACGGCCCGCTCGGTCCGCGACGCGGAGCCCGGGATGGCCTGGCCGCTCCTCGTGCTCAGCGTGCCGTCGCTCGTCCTCGGCTTCGCCGGCATCCTCCGCCGCTGGCTGCCGTCGTGGGTGTCGAGCGAGGGCACGGGTGACCCGCACGCCGTGGTGCCCGGCGCGATCACCGCCGTGATGGCCTTCGTCCTGGTCGTCGTCGGCGTGGCCGTCGTCTACTTCGTCTGGGTGGCCGACCCCGCGCGCGACCCGGTGCGGATCATCGGGCCGCTGCGCGGCGTGTTCGCGCGCGGCTTCGGCGTCGACGCGTTGTACCGGCTGATCGTCACGCGTCCGATCGGGTCCGCCGCGCGGGGCGTCGTCCGGGTCGACACCGAGGGGATCGACGCCACCCTCGTCGACTCCGGCAGGCTGGCGCAGCGGATCGGTGCCCTGGCGCGGCGTACGCAGACCGGCAACGCCCAGCTCTACGTCACCTGCGTCCTCGTCGGCGCGGTCGTGCTGGCGGTGGGAGCGGTGGTGCTGACATGAGCACCCTGACCTTCCTGCTGGTCCTGCTGCCCGCGCTCGGCGCCGTGGCCGCCGGCCTCGCGCCGCGCCAGGTGGCCGTCCGTGTCGGCACCGGCGCGGCGGCGCTCACCCTGCTCGACGCCGTCCTCGTCCTCGCGGTCTTCGACTACCGCGACGCGGGCCGGCTCCAGCTCGAGATCGACTGGGCCTGGGTGCCCGCGGTCGGCCTCAGGTTCCACCTCGGGATCGACGGCATCTCGCTGCCGCTCGTGGTCATGACCGCGCTGCTCGTGCTGCTGTGCCTCGTCGCGCTGCGGCGTCACGTGCCGGCGCCGGGCCGGGAGCGGATGCTCGTCGTGATCGTCCTGGTGCTCGAGATCGGCATGCTGGGCACCTTCCTCGCCCTCGACGTCGTCCTCTTCTTCGTCTTCTTCGAGGTCGTCCTGCTGCCGATGTACGCGATCATCGCCGTCTGGGGCGGCGAGGGCAGGCGGGCGGCGGCCAACAAGTTCCTGCTCTACACGCTGCTCGGCTCGGCGGTGATGCTCGTCGGGCTGCTGCTCGTGGCGACCTACGCCGAGTCGTTCTCGATCGAGCGGATCGCCGCGCGGCAGGGCGCGGGCATGACGTCGACCGTCCAGGTGCTCGCGTTCCTCGCGATCGCCGGCGGGCTCGCCGTCAAGGTGCCGATGTGGCCGCTGCACAGCTGGCTGCCCGACGCCCACACGGCGGCTCCGACGGTCGGCTCGGTGTTGCTCGCCGGCGTCCTGCTGAAGATGGGCACGTACGGCATCGTGCGCATCGCGGTGCCCGCCGCGCCCGACGGTGCGTTCGCCGTCGCGCCGTTCCTCGGGGCGTACGCGGTCGTCGGCATCGTCTACGCGGCGCTCGCCTGCCTCGCGCAACGTGACCTGAAGCGGCTGATCGCGTTCTCGTCCGTCGGGCACATGGGATTCGTGCTGCTCGGTATCGCGACGATGAGCCCGGTCGGTGTCAACGCCGCACTGTTCGGCAACGTCGCGCACGGTGTCATCACCGGCCTGCTGTTCTTCGTGGCCGGCGGCATCAAGGAGCGGTACGGCACGACCGACATGGACCAGCTCGGTCCCGGCATGCGGGCCAAGGCGCCGCACCTCGCGGCGTTCCTCGCGGTGGCGTCCGTCGCGAGCCTCGGGCTGCCGGGGTTCGCCGGGTTCTGGGCCGAGATGCTCGCGCTGCTCGGCGCGTGGCAGCCGGCCGAGGGCCTGCCGCGGGCGGCGTTCCTCGTCTACCTCGCGGTCGCCGGCATCGGCGGCGTGCTGACCGCCGCGTACTTCCTGCTGATGCTGCACCGGGTCGCGCACGGCCGGGTCGCCGAACGCTGGCACGCGGTGTCGCTGCCCGGGCTCACCCGCGTCGAGCTCGCCACGTGGCTCCCGCTGGCGGCGGTCATGCTCGCGACCGGCCTGTGGCCGCGGTCGCTGCTCGGTCTGACCGAGGCGGCCGTCGAGCGCCTGCTGGGCGGTGGGTGATGAGCATCCAGCTCGGTGGGCTCGCCGTGCCGCTGCTCGTCGCGGTGGCCGCGGTCGTCGTCCTCCTGCTCGACGCGTTCCTGCCCGACCGCGCCAAGATCGGCGTGGTGTGGGTGGGCGTCGTGGCGCTCGGCGTCGCGTTCGTCGGCACCGTCCCGCTGCTGTGGTCGGGAGCCAAGGCGTTCTGCCGACCCGGTGGCGTGGTCACCTGCGCGTACGACCTGGCGCCGTACGGCGCGATGCTCCACCTGGTGCTGCTCGCCGGTGCGGCGGCCGTGCTGCTGCTGTCCGTGCGCTCGATCGCCGAGGAGGACATCCCGCCGGGGGAGTACACGTTCGCGCTGCTGTGCTCGGTCACGGGTGCGCTCGTGCTCACGGCCGCGGGCGACCTCGCGACGCTCGTCGTCGGCCTCGAGACGCTGTCGCTGCCGGTCTTCGCGATGGTGGCGCTGCGCGGACGCGACCGCGTCGGGAGCGAGGCGGCGCTGAAGCTGTTCCTGGTCTCGGTGGCGTCGACCGCGCTGATGCTGTTCGGGGTGAGCTGGATCTACGCCGTGCGCGGGTCGCTGTGGCTGGCCGACCTCGCCCGCGACTTCGAGGTCGACCCCCAGCTGCGGCCGGTACTCGTCGTCGGAATCGTGCTCACGGTGCTCGGCTTCGGCTTCAAGGTGGCGGCCGTGCCGTTCCACGCCTGGGCGCCCGACACGTACGCCGGGGCGCCGATGCCGGTCGCCGCGTACCTCGCGGTCGTGTCGAAGGTCGGCGGGTTCGCCGGCCTCGTCGTGCTCCTCGGCCGCGGTCTCGGCCCGTACGCCGAGGCGTGGGCGCCGATGCTGGCGGTGGTGGCCGCGCTCACGATGACCGCGGGCAACGTCGTCGCGCTGCGGCAACGCACCGCGATCCGGCTGCTGGCCTGGTCGTCGATCGCGCAGGCGGGCTACGCGCTCGCGCCGTTCGCCGGCGGCGGCCGGCGGTTTGCGGGCATCGACCCGCTCGCGGCGCCGGTGACGTACATGGTCGCGTACGCGGCGATGACGATGGCCGCCTTCGCGGTCGTCGTCGCGGTGACCAGGGACCAGCCGAGCGGGCGGCTCGACGACTACCGCGGCCTGCTATGGCGCCACCCGGCGCGCGGGGTCGTCCTCGTCCTCGCGCTCGTGGCCCTGGCCGGGCTCCCGCCGGGCCTCGTCGGCCTGTTCGCCAAGGTGGCGGTGTTCCGCGCCGTCGTCTCCGGTGGCGCGGGCTGGCTCGCGGTCCTCATGGCGGTCAACGTCGTGATCGCCCTGTACTACTACCTCTCCTGGGCGGTGCTCGTCGTCTCCCCGCCCGCGCGGGAGGTCGTGCCGGCGCCCGCCACGCCGGCCACCCCCGCGCCGATCGGCGCGGCCATCGCGCTGAGCGCGACCGCGGTGGTCCTGCTGTCGGCGGTACCGCAGCTGGTGTTCGCCGCCCGCACCCTGTTCCCCCTCGCCTCGCCGTAAGACGCAGGCGGCTCGACGGGGTATCGTCACGGTGGAGAGTGTTCCGGCGGCGTTTGAGGAGCCGCCTCCACCAGTTCCCGCCCGGGTTGGCGAGCCCGCACGGTGGCGTACCGGTGACCGTGGGCGCTCTCCTCGTCGTGGCGGCACGTCGTCGGACATGTCGTCACCCGCGCCGTGGTGGGTCCGGTGTGCGGGTGACGTCGACGACACGGGGGACCTCCCGGTGCGTCCGGTTCGCCGAACGCACCGGGCGCCGCCCGGCGAGACCGCGCGTTTCGATGCGCTGCGTGGTCGGACTCTCACGTATGGTGTGCGACGTCATGA encodes the following:
- a CDS encoding NADH-quinone oxidoreductase subunit A → MSDYHLSYTVVGVVMLVGAVFLAVAFTANRMLRPHGPTTEKLHSYECGVDPVGDGWAQLHVRYYVYAYLYLVFAVDVVFLFPWATVFAAPGFGVETVVEMFVFVGFLVVGLVYAARKGVLTWT
- a CDS encoding NADH-quinone oxidoreductase subunit C — its product is MRAPELAAALRERFPGAECAVDAHDTVTADVPGEIWVAVAKHARDGLGCTYFDWLSAVDELDDGYVVVMHLWSIGARRHLLLRTRVAKDGDLTVPTVTGVFRGAAWHERETAEMFGLLFAGHPNPAPLLLPDGFEGHPLRKDFVLASRVAKAWPGAKEPGESDHEAAPSRRRVRPPGKPDLDEWREASRPPGEQT
- the nuoH gene encoding NADH-quinone oxidoreductase subunit NuoH, which codes for MNPALEIAVRVVVVFVAFLAFPMLVGYMEHKVMAHMQGRMGPMYAGGFHGWAQLLADGVKFAQKEDIVPRAADRTVFRLAPWVALLPYLLVLVVIPVGPGGLVGRDLDAGLFYALAVMGIGVIGAVMAGYASANKFSLLGGVRVAAQLMAYELPLVLAAVSAAMAAGTLSLTGIVEEWQPWWLLWQLVALVVFLVAGVAELRRPPFDMPVADSEIIFGPYTEYTGLRFALFLLAEYAGIVVISALTTVLFLGGWKGPFLDAELGWLWTCAKVLLVSFVVIWLRVSFPRLREDQLQRLAWIGLVPLALAQLLLTAIVKVAMT
- a CDS encoding 4Fe-4S dicluster domain-containing protein — protein: MTDDQPQDKTSLPGLGLVKGLATTLKTMVSPSGTDEYPHAVPDLPPRSRGVIGLLEENCTVCMLCARECPDWCIYIDSHKEPVPPAKPGGRERSTNVLDRFAIDYALCMYCGICIEACPFDALFWSPEFEYAEGDIRDLVHERDRLREWMWTVPPPAGNDDAAPAPKEVDAAAKAAAKAGDAQPPGEGGS
- a CDS encoding NADH-quinone oxidoreductase subunit J, which produces MTGVDVVLVLLGLLAVGSGVLVVTTRRLVHAALWLVVTFGSLAGMYLVLTAELVAWVQVLIYVGAVVVLLLFGIMLTRAPTGTSDDLDSRNRIAAVAGAVATAVLLVTLAGYGFAGAYADIGDDRLGTPEAIGKVLFGSWVLPFELLSVLLLAALVAAIVLSRRQGERR
- the nuoK gene encoding NADH-quinone oxidoreductase subunit NuoK, producing the protein MHVVIPAVISALLFSLGVYGVLARRNAILVLMSVELMLNAVNLNLVAFDVWIRDRLYGGQVLSLFVIVVAAAEVGLGLAIVLLVYRHRRSIDVDRLRALAESGGDGDTAEEPVAPERAAS
- a CDS encoding NADH-quinone oxidoreductase subunit L, with the protein product MSALAWLVVGLPLLAAAVGMLPPRLLGVRGEHSVRLVTAVTAVTGTVLALVALVPLWLTTVLDPTRVRESGTRLTPTGGVEVFLGVRVDGLSASVAVLVCVVAAAVQVYSIAYLRDDPAAGMSDEGEGRPAYRSYAAFVSLFTGAMLLVVFAGDLVVLLVGWEVMGICSYVLIGHHWRQADNSSAGVKAFLVTKLGDVPFLFGIFALGTAAGSFRVTDVLAAVPDMPQATVVAGTVLLLAGVVGKSAQFPLHTWLPDAMAGPTPVSALIHAATMVAAGAYLVARLYPVFLQSPPALAVLGVVASVTMLGAACAALAQDDLKRVLAYSTVSQVAYMQAGLATGGYTAGVVHLLTHGAFKALLFLCAGVVIARVGTNLMSEMGGIRMTMPITFITMTIGFAALVGIPPLSGFFSKDAVLERAWEQAGATAPVVPEPVALIVLASGLLTVLVTAAYATRALLLTFYGRPGTARSVRDAEPGMAWPLLVLSVPSLVLGFAGILRRWLPSWVSSEGTGDPHAVVPGAITAVMAFVLVVVGVAVVYFVWVADPARDPVRIIGPLRGVFARGFGVDALYRLIVTRPIGSAARGVVRVDTEGIDATLVDSGRLAQRIGALARRTQTGNAQLYVTCVLVGAVVLAVGAVVLT
- a CDS encoding NADH-quinone oxidoreductase subunit M, whose amino-acid sequence is MSTLTFLLVLLPALGAVAAGLAPRQVAVRVGTGAAALTLLDAVLVLAVFDYRDAGRLQLEIDWAWVPAVGLRFHLGIDGISLPLVVMTALLVLLCLVALRRHVPAPGRERMLVVIVLVLEIGMLGTFLALDVVLFFVFFEVVLLPMYAIIAVWGGEGRRAAANKFLLYTLLGSAVMLVGLLLVATYAESFSIERIAARQGAGMTSTVQVLAFLAIAGGLAVKVPMWPLHSWLPDAHTAAPTVGSVLLAGVLLKMGTYGIVRIAVPAAPDGAFAVAPFLGAYAVVGIVYAALACLAQRDLKRLIAFSSVGHMGFVLLGIATMSPVGVNAALFGNVAHGVITGLLFFVAGGIKERYGTTDMDQLGPGMRAKAPHLAAFLAVASVASLGLPGFAGFWAEMLALLGAWQPAEGLPRAAFLVYLAVAGIGGVLTAAYFLLMLHRVAHGRVAERWHAVSLPGLTRVELATWLPLAAVMLATGLWPRSLLGLTEAAVERLLGGG
- a CDS encoding NADH-quinone oxidoreductase subunit N; the protein is MSIQLGGLAVPLLVAVAAVVVLLLDAFLPDRAKIGVVWVGVVALGVAFVGTVPLLWSGAKAFCRPGGVVTCAYDLAPYGAMLHLVLLAGAAAVLLLSVRSIAEEDIPPGEYTFALLCSVTGALVLTAAGDLATLVVGLETLSLPVFAMVALRGRDRVGSEAALKLFLVSVASTALMLFGVSWIYAVRGSLWLADLARDFEVDPQLRPVLVVGIVLTVLGFGFKVAAVPFHAWAPDTYAGAPMPVAAYLAVVSKVGGFAGLVVLLGRGLGPYAEAWAPMLAVVAALTMTAGNVVALRQRTAIRLLAWSSIAQAGYALAPFAGGGRRFAGIDPLAAPVTYMVAYAAMTMAAFAVVVAVTRDQPSGRLDDYRGLLWRHPARGVVLVLALVALAGLPPGLVGLFAKVAVFRAVVSGGAGWLAVLMAVNVVIALYYYLSWAVLVVSPPAREVVPAPATPATPAPIGAAIALSATAVVLLSAVPQLVFAARTLFPLASP